The Agaribacterium sp. ZY112 genome includes the window ATAGGTTTAGCTTGGCATATGGGGTAAGCTTCAACGTAATACTCAACCTCTAAATTCAAATGACTCACTAACTAATGCCCCCTTCTTGTAAAACAGAACACGCCATTGAAACACTTTATCAAGCTTATCTCAGGCTTGACGAATACGAGCAGTGGCTACTCAAGCTGCTCGCGGTGATCTACCACCCTATCGGCTTAAGCAAGCTTGGCAAAGTGCTGACAAGCCTTGGTAGAGAAATACAGCTACCATCGGGTAAACGAATAAAAGCGTTGAGCAGCACCAACAAAAATGAATTAGTTGAAAAAGGCTTTCTAGAACACAATAAATCAGGCTTACGCCTTCAGCCTCTGCTTTCAAACAAGCTAACCCAACTGTGTATAGAAGATAACAACTACCTGCGTTTTATCAAGCATATTGAAGCTGTGCTACCTATGCGTACTGCCTACGAATGGCAAAGACCAAAAGACGCAGAGCGCTGTTTTATTCGTGACATCTATTTCTGTGAAGGCCCAAGGCAGCTTGAGCAGATAATGGGCTTTGATAAGAACCCACAAATTATAGATCTAGAAAAAAACCAAGTGTTGGTCGAACTGTTTTTTTACCCCTTTAAACTCGACAACTTTCTAGCCCTACCAGAAGGCATTCAGTACCACAGCTTTGCAACTTGGTTTAGCTTAAATTGCCAGCAAGGCCACAGCAACGAGTATTTACAGGCATTACTCGAGCAAGTGTGCCCCCTCTGCCCCAATAACAGTAATTTACAGTTTCTGCTCGCCGAGCTGTACTTATTTGCCCTTCGTTTTGACGATGCCCAGCAAGTTATTAACAAGCATGATAAATCGTGCTACAGCTTACAACTACAAGCTTCAGCCCAATTATTACAAGGTGAGTTTAAAGTATCTGAATCCTTATTCAAGCAAGCTCTAACAGCAAAAAACAAATTTTCACGTAGGAAAAGGCAATTTATTGGTGGGCGTCTAGGTCTATTTTATAAACTGTGTTTATTTGTTTTAGCTTCTGATTCTAGCCACTACTACACAGAACTTGACGAACAAATTGATGCAGAACTTCGCAGCAAAAATACCGAACCGAAGTTTCGTCAGATACTTGACCGCTTGCAATACCTTTATTTGACGCTAGCTGATGGACAAAACTACAGCTACTCTAATGACTTGGCCGATGAACTCCTAGATGAAACCCCTTACTTCTTCAAATTAAAAACTCTGATTCACGGCCTCGGTTTAACGTGGACAGGCTCAAAGCCAAACACAGCATTAAAGAAACAGTTTAAACAAAGCATAGCGTTTTTCTCAGGCACCGGCCTTATTGTATTTTCCGAGCTGGCTGAGCAGCTCCTCGACGCTCATAAAAAGACTAAAAACAGTCGATCCAGTGAGCCCAATGCTTCAAAGAGCATAAACGTAACTTCTAGCATGGCTTATTTCCCTAGTTTAGTAACCGTCAAGGAAGAATGGGACCTAGCTCTTGAAAAACTCATTGCACTTAAAGCCCAAGGCCCAAATAAAGCAAAGCCAATACAAGAAAACACAAAAGCAAGCAGGCTTATATGGGAAATGTGGCCGGAGTATGGTGATGTACACTTCAAGGCTCGCGAGCAAAAACAAACTAAAACGGGCTGGAGTAAAGGCCGGCCGGTGGCCTTAAAGCGCCTAGCTAAAGAGCATGAATCCATTGGTTTTTTGTCTGAGACAGACAAAGCTATGTGTGCTGCAATTACCATACAACAGAGCTGGGATTATTATCGCTCATTAGATTATCAGCTAAGTGGTATTGAGGCGCTAATCGCAGCTAAAGATCTCGATAATTTATATTTAGAGCATAATTTAGAGCAATGCATCGAACTTATTCAACAAGAACCAGAGCTGCTTATTAGTGAACAAAAAGACGTACTTTTATTAAGTATTTCCGACCTGCCCCCATATTTTCAGGACGAAGAAAACTTCAGCCTGAGGCAGCTATCCGATAGTCGCTATAGCTTTATCATATTCAACGAATCACACATTAAAGTAGCTGATATTATTGGCGAAGGCGGTTTAGTTATTCCTAAATCCGCCAAAGCTAAGGTTCTCGAAAGTGTTTCTGCTATTGCACCACTGCTAAATATTCAATCTGATCTCAGTGAACTCGATACAGGGTTAGAAAGCATAAACAGCATCGATCAACTGGTCATTAATATTCAACCTACTGGACAAGGCTTGCAATTTACTTGCATGATCATGCCCTTTGGCGACGAAGGCCCTGCTTACAAACCTATGACAGGTAACACCAAACTCACGGCTGAAGTTAATGGAAAACGTGTCGCTACCGAACGAGATTTACTTAAAGAACAAGTATTACTAGATCTTCTCGATGAACATTGCCCCGCATTTTTATCCATGCACGACAATGTATTAAGTGTGGATGATACTCAAACGTCACTTGAAGTCCTAGAGCAATTAGAAACACTAATCACAAGTGATAAACCGCCACTAGCACTGAGTTTACGCTGGCCCAAAGGCAAAAAATTAACGCTGGGAAAAAGCCTTCGATCAGAACATTTAAGCTTAGCCGTACACAAAAAAAACGAGTGGTTTGAGTTGTCGGGAGAACTCACTGTTGATGAAGGCGAAGTTATTAATCTTCGCAGTTTACTTGAACTTGTCAGCAGCTCTGGTGGACGCTTTATAGAACTAGACCAAGGAAAAATATTAAACCTGTCTAATGACCTTAGGCAACGCTTAGATAACATTAATCAAGTCTGCGATAAAGGTAAATTTCACCCACTGGCCAGTGTGCACGTTGCCGAAGCAAGCAGTGGCATGCGAATGAAAACAAATCACGCGTGGGAAGACCAAGCGCAGCTCATGCACGAGGCCAATAAAATAACACCCACCGTACCCCCTACCCTGCAAGCGGAACTACGTGATTATCAGCTACAAGGTTTTGACTGGATGTCTCGTTTGGCGCATTGGAAAGCGGGCGCCTGCTTAGCTGATGATATGGGCCTAGGTAAAACCTTGCAGGCCTTAGCGCTGCTTTTATCCCGCGCTGCCGACGGCCCAGGTTTGGTTATCGCTCCTACATCGGTGTGTTTAAATTGGCAACAAGAAGCCACCAAATTTGCGCCTACCTTAAACATACGTCACTTTGCCGATTACAGCACAAGCGAACAACGGCAGCAGCTATTAACAGAGTTGGCTGCTTTTGACTGCGTGGTTATCAGTTATGGTTTATTGCAACGAGAGAGCAAGCTACTAAGCCAAGTAGAATGGCACACTATTGTTGCCGATGAAGCTCAAGCACTTAAAAACCCACTCGCTAAACGCAGCCAGGCTGCATTCGCTTTAAGGGGCAGGTTTAAAATTATCACCACAGGTACACCAATAGAAAATAATTTAACGGAGTTGTGGAGCCTATTTCGCTTTATTACACCAGGCCTACTTGGCAGCCTTAAAGGTTTTGGCACACGCTATGCCCAACCAATCGAAAACGCAAAAGAAAATAAACATGCAGCGCGCTTAGCAAACTTAGCTTTAAAAGCATTGATTCAGCCTTTTATCTTGCGCCGTCTAAAAACTCAAGTGCTCACAGAGTTACCCCCGCGCACTGAAATTAATATGCCCATAGAGCTCAGTGATACAGAGCAGGCATTTTATGAAGCACTTCGACAAAATGCAGTTGAGAACATCAGTAAATTAAGCACAAGCACCAACCAAGGTGAACAGCAGATTCAGATGCTTGCCGAGCTGGTTAAGTTACGCCAAGCATGTTGCCACCCCGCCCTCGTGGCGCCAGAGGTAAACTTACCAAGTTCAAAACTCACAGCCCTTATTTCACTACTAGATGAGTTACAGCAAAACCATCACAAAGCGCTGATCTTTAGTCAGTTTGTTGGCCACTTAGCGTTAATCAAAGAACAACTTGAACAGCGAGGCATTAGCTATCAATACTTAGACGGCTCAACCCCACAAAAAACCCGTCAAAACCGAGTTAACGCATTTCAACGCGGCGAAGGTGAGGTATTTTTAATCAGCTTAAAAGCCGGTGGCTCAGGCCTAAATTTAACTGCCGCAGACTACGTTATACACATGGATCCGTGGTGGAACCCAGCAGTAGAGGATCAAGCCTCAGATCGCGCCCATCGCATGGGCCAAAAACGTCCAGTAACCATCTACCGGCTTATTGCCAAAAACACCATCGAACAGCGTATTGTTGAGCTACACCAGCGCAAGCGAGATTTGGCCGACAAACTGCTTTCTGGTAATGAACAAGCCGCTAAATTATCGGTCGATGATGTACTAAATATACTGAAGGAGAGTTTTTAGTTAGAAATGTGACGATCGATGTAGCCTGTTTTGTCTCAGTTTAAAAAGATTGAGGGTCGTGTCCTTTCACCCCAAAAACCGGGCTGCCGGTTAGGTTCCCAGGTCAAGTTGAACTTTTAGTTATGCTCGTAGTAGTTGATCAATTGCATTTTCGTCTAATCTCGAGTGCCTGACTTCTTCGAATATGTGAGCACCGATTGATTCGTAGAACTGGCGACCACTAGAATTATCCCTTGCAACAATCCAATCGATACGCCCACAACCTTGCTCCTTTGCAATCCGGCAAAGCGCCTTGATAAGCGCTTTGCCAGCGCCAGATTGACGAGAGCCTGCGTAAACAAATAAGTCGTCTAGCCAGATTCCTGGCTTTGCGATGAAGGTTGAATAAATATCATAATAGGTGGCAATACCTATTACCTTGCCATTCGTTTCTACTACCAATGCTTTCGCTTTTGGGTTCTCCACAAAAAATGCATTTTTTATATCTTCCTCACCTGAACACAGCTGCTCTAAGCATCCGTCAAATTCTGCCTTATCACGAATTAGTGCCAGAATATCAGGGATATCTTTTTCAATTGCTATTCTTACTTTCATTACTCAGATCCCTTATTACGCATAACGACTAGCATAGTAGCTAGCCTTCCTCGAACCATTTGTTATGGATTAGTATAAAAATCAACATAAACACAATACTACACAGGCAAGTGACCTTGAACTAAACGTTTTTCTTTACCTAGTACTTCCTCTATAAAGTCCATTAATACCCGGACACGAGCTGTACGCCGTAAATCAGGGTGCGTCAGCAACCATAATTCAGTAGACAATTCTTCAACAGGAGGAAATATACGTTTGAGCCTATTATCCGAGTCACCAAGAAAACATGGAAGTGCAGTAATACCAATATTTTGAGTGGCCGCCTCATACAGCCCGAGTAGCGTGTTACAACGAAGTCCTATTACCGCTTTTGGATATTTCCTGCTTAGCCATTTAGTGATTGGTAATTGCTCTAGACTTTCATCGGGCATCAACCAAGTATGAGCCTCCACAGAATTATCGATTTGATGTGTAAGATACTCAATTGAACCATAAATAGTGGATGCCATAGTGCAAATACGACGACCCACAACTGTTTCCGGGGGAGTTTGAGTTGCCCGAATCGCAATATCTGCCTCTCTTCTGGTTAGATTCAGAAAATTATTTGAAATAATGAGTTCAAGTTGTATTTTCGGGTACAGCTGAGAAAAAACAGCTAGATGCGGCATTATTACTTTTACTAGCAATGCGTCAGGAACTGCGACACGCAAAGCGCCACTTAGTTGTAAATCACGGCCAATAATCTTACGCGATAGCCCTAGCACCTCGTTTTCTATGCGCTCCCCCGACATAAGCATTGCCTCACCAACATCAGTCATCACATAACCTGAAGCAAGTCGTTCAAATAATCGAACACCGAGCTTGTTCTCAATCGCGCTGATGCGGCGAAAAACCGTTGAATGATTGACTCCTAATGTGCGGGCAGCCCCAGACAGCGTGCCTTCACGGCAAACAGCCAACACAAATTGTAAGTCATTCCATTCCATGGGTTGTGCGTTCATGCAATATCCATTTTCTTTTACGCCTAATATTCATGCATATTAGCACAAGTTAAGATAGCTCACATTGAAACCAAAGGAGAAAAACTCATGTCATTTTTAAGTTATTCCAAAGATTTTCAGGGTATTGGTGATATATTTCTGCGAGACCCCGTACGATATCTCCCATTTGTTCAACTTCTCGATAGTGTAATGTCCAGAGAGTCAGAGCTATCGAAAACGCAAAAGGAAATGATGGCCCTCTATTCTTCTCGCCTAAATGGGTGTCACTACTGTGTGCGCTCACACTCCTCTGTCCTTACAAACCTAAAAACTGAAGATGAACTTGTACGCTCACTGGCAAACAATTCAACTGATCTCCTAGATGACAAATTACGTGCCGCGTTTAAATTTGCAAATAAGCTCACACTAAAACCCAAAACAATTAGCGAGATCGATATAGACGCTATGCGCTCAGCAGGTTGGTCAGATCAAGGAATAGAGGAAACGATCTGTGTCGTTTCTACTTTTGCTTTCCTGAATCGCATTATTGATGGGTTCGGGATTATGGGATCTGACGACCACATTCAACAAGTAGGAGCTTTAATTGCCCAAAAAGGATATCAACCACTGGTTAATATGATTCAGAAAAAAGCGAGCGATTCCTTAAAAGAGGCATAACACCACAATTACCGGTCGGAACGGAGTTGCTTATGATTCTTTGACAGCTTCTATAGAATCACTCAAGTCGACCAAGCAGCTGCAAGCCATTGCATCTAAGGATAAAAGATACCTAAAACGAAAGCAGCAGATTTGTTCTTCGTTTTCTTGGTCATAGTTAAACCTCATTAGGTGGGAATGAGGTGTCTACTTTTCGTGGGTAACTCGGACCTCTAACGCCCAAAGCAGCGGCGAGCGTTAGCGAGTCCAGCCCGCAGGGCGATGCTGACTTTGCTTGTTAGCACTTTACTGCTCATTTAGTTCGGCGCACTTGTTTAAAATGATTTTTTTGGCTTGCTCTTGGTCAGAGCCAACTTGAATATATTGGTCACCTTGGTTAATAGTGATGTTTATATTCATTTCTACGCCACTTTCTTTTGCCTTTTTCTTAGCACTAAATACAGAGTCGATTAGCTTGGTTATACAGTACGTGGAAACTCCGGTAATAACACCTACACCAATCGTGACCATTACATTCGTTATTTCTGGAGCTGAAAATCCTTCGCCCACACTCAGATATAGATCGTTATCTGAGAACTCCTGACCGTTGCCCTGTTTAAGTTCTTGGAAGAACTCCTTGCCAGGACCAACAACGAAGGACTGCTGTTCCAGTGCACAGCTTTGTTAGCATTATCCCATTTCTTCATCGGAAACTTTTTGCCAGATAGAATAGTAACCAGAGTCTTTCATCAATCTCGTGATTTCATAGCTTATATCTGGCAACATTTCAGTATTATCAGTGCTTCCTAATACTGCTACCTCATCTTCTTCATCCTGATGAATTTGTTCAACCATATCCCAAATGAATTTTGAGAAATTCTCGGCATTTTCTGGAGATAAAAGACCACTTTTAATAATATTTTCAATATCGTGACGATCTAAATGTTCCGCGTAATAGCTTATTAGATCGTTGACATGATCGTAGCGTAGAAATTTAATCATAAAACTGTACCGCCATCTTTCATCACAGACATTCTGAAAGCTACAAATTTTAGTTTTTCAACAAGTTGATCAACTGTCATGCGCTCTGCAACTGAAAGAAAGTAATGACCTGAGTTATCTTCATCTTTTGAAAAAGCCAAGCCTGAGGGGATATCAGCCTCAGATAGAACCCAGTATATATCTACAGGCTTCTTTTTCGACCGCTTCTTAAACATGCCATAGACAAATTTAAGATTTTCCCAAGAGGCAGAAAAAGACAAGCCCATCCTGGGGTTTGGTAAAACCCACTGCTCATCTGGGCTGAATTGATAGTCACATATTCGAACACCCTTTACAGTACGATATTTTCCTTCCTCCCTGTCTGGATAGATCGTCGGGTGTTTGCCCTGTATCGCTGGCCTAGCAAGATAAACCTCTATTTCAGAGATTAATTTCTGTACATCCGATAGGCATTTCAATTGTAATAAGTCAGCCATAATATTCCTTTAATCTGACGATAATCTTAACATGCTAACGCCGCGGTAATGGGCCGCAACGGAGTTGATTAATTTGTGCTATTAAAGCACAAATTAAGCGACGCAGTGGAGGTCCTAGCAGCTTTAGCTGCTGAACATTGACCGCCTTGTTAGTTTTAGTACCTGCTTACAAAAGCGTTGATCCAATCATAACCTTCTTGGCTTGTTGATCTGCTACCACTTTCGTGGACACATTTAAGCATAGAGTTTTTCATACTCTTGCGGTGAATGGTAGCCCAGTGACGAGTGAATTCGTTCTTTATTGTAGAAAGCGATGTACTCAGAAATTTGAGCCACTGCATCGATAATATTCTCGAACTCAACCTGATGAGCAAGCTCAGCTTTCATCGTGTGGAAGTAGGATTCAACTTCAGCATTATCCAACGGAGTTCCTTTTCTACTCATACTGCGATTAAACCCATTTGATTCGAGCATCTCCCTATACTCAAACGCGGCGTATTCAGAGCCTTGGTCTGAGTGGAATAGACAGCCCTTCTCAGGCTTATGTCTAGCGAGTGCATTTCTAAGCGCAGAAGAAGTTAAAGCTAAGCCACGACGAACTGAAAACGACGCACCAACAACCCGACGACTAAATAAATCAATAATTACCGCATGATAAAGGCTACCGGTCTTTGTTTTTATATAAGTGAAATCACCTGCCCACTGCTCACCGAATGAGCTCGCAGGATGAAGACCTGGACGCCGATTAGGTGTCGCCGCATAAAACTCATTAAGTCCCGGACTCCAGGTGTACAGACCTCTTGTTGAAGCCTTTATACCAAGCTCTTTCATCAATCGTGAAACTCGACGAATACTGCAGCTATAGCCGATCTTCTTGAGCGAATGGTATATACGCCTCGCCCCGTAACAACGCTTATACCCCTGATGAAGCTCTTTAATTGCACGCTTCAACTCTTCATCATAGAGGGCTTTATTTGAAGCAGGCCTATCGAGCCACGCATAAAACCCGCTTCTTGATACACCCATCAGATTACAGAGGCGGTTTATTTTGAATTTATGTAGGTTCTCCGCGATATATTGAAAGATTACTTTCGGTGCTTCTCGAAGAACCTTTCCGCCTTTTTTAGAATGTCGATATCCTCTTCGCGTTCTTTAAGCTGTTTCTCAAGTTTCTTAATGCGGGTTTGAGCTTTCTTTAATTCAGCTTCTTTCTTCTGAAGGTCGTTCTTGGTTGGGCCTACCGGCTTATTTGATTTTGTCACTGGAGCTTCTCGCCATCGTCCATCGTTAACTTCTTTTCGCCAACGATAAATCAACACAGGATGGATATCCAATGCCTCGGCAATATCGACTGCCTGGATGCTCTGATGGCTGGCCAACCTAACTAAGGCTGCCTTGAACTCTCTGGTGTACTGAATGTAGTTTCTTTTATGAGTTTTCCCCATAAATACCCCCTTTAGTGTCTAGTAAAATTACTGTCTACTAAAGTGGTAACAGATCAGGTGGTTGTTTTTATGCCAGCGTAGCGACCGGCATAAAAATCAAGC containing:
- a CDS encoding DEAD/DEAH box helicase — its product is MPPSCKTEHAIETLYQAYLRLDEYEQWLLKLLAVIYHPIGLSKLGKVLTSLGREIQLPSGKRIKALSSTNKNELVEKGFLEHNKSGLRLQPLLSNKLTQLCIEDNNYLRFIKHIEAVLPMRTAYEWQRPKDAERCFIRDIYFCEGPRQLEQIMGFDKNPQIIDLEKNQVLVELFFYPFKLDNFLALPEGIQYHSFATWFSLNCQQGHSNEYLQALLEQVCPLCPNNSNLQFLLAELYLFALRFDDAQQVINKHDKSCYSLQLQASAQLLQGEFKVSESLFKQALTAKNKFSRRKRQFIGGRLGLFYKLCLFVLASDSSHYYTELDEQIDAELRSKNTEPKFRQILDRLQYLYLTLADGQNYSYSNDLADELLDETPYFFKLKTLIHGLGLTWTGSKPNTALKKQFKQSIAFFSGTGLIVFSELAEQLLDAHKKTKNSRSSEPNASKSINVTSSMAYFPSLVTVKEEWDLALEKLIALKAQGPNKAKPIQENTKASRLIWEMWPEYGDVHFKAREQKQTKTGWSKGRPVALKRLAKEHESIGFLSETDKAMCAAITIQQSWDYYRSLDYQLSGIEALIAAKDLDNLYLEHNLEQCIELIQQEPELLISEQKDVLLLSISDLPPYFQDEENFSLRQLSDSRYSFIIFNESHIKVADIIGEGGLVIPKSAKAKVLESVSAIAPLLNIQSDLSELDTGLESINSIDQLVINIQPTGQGLQFTCMIMPFGDEGPAYKPMTGNTKLTAEVNGKRVATERDLLKEQVLLDLLDEHCPAFLSMHDNVLSVDDTQTSLEVLEQLETLITSDKPPLALSLRWPKGKKLTLGKSLRSEHLSLAVHKKNEWFELSGELTVDEGEVINLRSLLELVSSSGGRFIELDQGKILNLSNDLRQRLDNINQVCDKGKFHPLASVHVAEASSGMRMKTNHAWEDQAQLMHEANKITPTVPPTLQAELRDYQLQGFDWMSRLAHWKAGACLADDMGLGKTLQALALLLSRAADGPGLVIAPTSVCLNWQQEATKFAPTLNIRHFADYSTSEQRQQLLTELAAFDCVVISYGLLQRESKLLSQVEWHTIVADEAQALKNPLAKRSQAAFALRGRFKIITTGTPIENNLTELWSLFRFITPGLLGSLKGFGTRYAQPIENAKENKHAARLANLALKALIQPFILRRLKTQVLTELPPRTEINMPIELSDTEQAFYEALRQNAVENISKLSTSTNQGEQQIQMLAELVKLRQACCHPALVAPEVNLPSSKLTALISLLDELQQNHHKALIFSQFVGHLALIKEQLEQRGISYQYLDGSTPQKTRQNRVNAFQRGEGEVFLISLKAGGSGLNLTAADYVIHMDPWWNPAVEDQASDRAHRMGQKRPVTIYRLIAKNTIEQRIVELHQRKRDLADKLLSGNEQAAKLSVDDVLNILKESF
- a CDS encoding N-acetyltransferase family protein; protein product: MKVRIAIEKDIPDILALIRDKAEFDGCLEQLCSGEEDIKNAFFVENPKAKALVVETNGKVIGIATYYDIYSTFIAKPGIWLDDLFVYAGSRQSGAGKALIKALCRIAKEQGCGRIDWIVARDNSSGRQFYESIGAHIFEEVRHSRLDENAIDQLLRA
- a CDS encoding LysR family transcriptional regulator translates to MNAQPMEWNDLQFVLAVCREGTLSGAARTLGVNHSTVFRRISAIENKLGVRLFERLASGYVMTDVGEAMLMSGERIENEVLGLSRKIIGRDLQLSGALRVAVPDALLVKVIMPHLAVFSQLYPKIQLELIISNNFLNLTRREADIAIRATQTPPETVVGRRICTMASTIYGSIEYLTHQIDNSVEAHTWLMPDESLEQLPITKWLSRKYPKAVIGLRCNTLLGLYEAATQNIGITALPCFLGDSDNRLKRIFPPVEELSTELWLLTHPDLRRTARVRVLMDFIEEVLGKEKRLVQGHLPV
- a CDS encoding carboxymuconolactone decarboxylase family protein; its protein translation is MSFLSYSKDFQGIGDIFLRDPVRYLPFVQLLDSVMSRESELSKTQKEMMALYSSRLNGCHYCVRSHSSVLTNLKTEDELVRSLANNSTDLLDDKLRAAFKFANKLTLKPKTISEIDIDAMRSAGWSDQGIEETICVVSTFAFLNRIIDGFGIMGSDDHIQQVGALIAQKGYQPLVNMIQKKASDSLKEA
- a CDS encoding IS3 family transposase, coding for MFQYIAENLHKFKINRLCNLMGVSRSGFYAWLDRPASNKALYDEELKRAIKELHQGYKRCYGARRIYHSLKKIGYSCSIRRVSRLMKELGIKASTRGLYTWSPGLNEFYAATPNRRPGLHPASSFGEQWAGDFTYIKTKTGSLYHAVIIDLFSRRVVGASFSVRRGLALTSSALRNALARHKPEKGCLFHSDQGSEYAAFEYREMLESNGFNRSMSRKGTPLDNAEVESYFHTMKAELAHQVEFENIIDAVAQISEYIAFYNKERIHSSLGYHSPQEYEKLYA
- a CDS encoding transposase, which codes for MGKTHKRNYIQYTREFKAALVRLASHQSIQAVDIAEALDIHPVLIYRWRKEVNDGRWREAPVTKSNKPVGPTKNDLQKKEAELKKAQTRIKKLEKQLKEREEDIDILKKAERFFEKHRK